A genomic window from Salvelinus fontinalis isolate EN_2023a unplaced genomic scaffold, ASM2944872v1 scaffold_1130, whole genome shotgun sequence includes:
- the LOC129848716 gene encoding protein unc-93 homolog A-like, protein MIDRNMKNVLVVSIGFLSLFTAYGGLQSLQSSLNAEDGMGVTSLSVIYASIILSSMFLPPILIKNLGCKWTIVAGMGCYVTYSIGNLYPGWYTLIPTSVILGMGGSPLWSAKCTLLTISGNLQAPKENKKAADVINKYFGIFFLIFQSSAVWGNLMSSLIFGSDKNITNISHEALQYCGAGVCADINSNSTTKKPAQQLVWTLVGCYIGVGVLAMIIVAVFLDNIDRDQAREFRDNREPFWSTFLATFTLLKDKRLVILIPLTMYSGFEQSFLSGEYTKNYVTCALGIHYVGYAMICFGAANSLCSFMFGRLAEYTGRAPLFCVAAVTNFSCILALLFWKPHPDQLPVFFVFPALWGLADAVWQTQTNSLYGVLFPRQKEAAFANYRMWESLGFVIAFAYSTFICLDIKLYILLGVLILSMVTYLWVEFQERKNPTLPVEEGIYDTDFSAIGDHILNQTSL, encoded by the exons ATGATAGACCGAAATATGAAAAATGTTCTGGTTGTATCCATTGGATTTTTATCTCTGTTCACAGCATACGGAGGACTTCAGAGTTTACAG AGCAGTCTGAATGCAGAGGACGGGATGGGGGTGACATCTCTCAGTGTTATCTATGCCTCCATCATCCTGTCCTCCATGTTCCTGCCACCCATTCTCATCAAAAACCTGGGCTGCAAATGGACTATTGTTGCCGGCATGGGCTGCTATGTGACCTATTCAATTGGAAACCTCTATCCAGGATG GTATACTCTGATCCCCACCTCTGTGATCCTGGGTATGGGAGGGTCTCCACTCTGGTCTGCCAAGTGTACCCTTCTCACCATCAGCGGCAACCTGCAGGCCCCTAAAGAAAACAAGAAGGCAGCGGATGTTATCAATAAGTACTTTGGCATATTCTTCCTGATATTCCAGTCTTCGGCTGTATGGGGAAACCTCATGTCGTCGTTGATATTCGGTTCAGATAAAAATATAA CTAACATCTCCCATGAAGCTCTACAATATTGTGGTGCAGGTGTGTGTGCTGATATCAATTCAAACTCCACGACCAAAAAGCCAGCCCAACAATTGGTTTGGACGCTAGTCGGCTGCTATATTG GAGTGGGTGTGCTGGCCATGATCATAGTGGCAGTATTTCTGGATAACATAGACAGAGATCAGGCCCGGGAGTTCAGGGACAACAGGGAACCATTCTGGAGCACCTTCCTGGCCACATTCACACTCCTGAAGGACAAGAGACTCGTCATTCTCATCCCTTTGACCATGTACAGTGGCTTTGAACAGAGTTTCCTCTCCGGTGAATACACAAAG AACTATGTGACCTGTGCATTAGGAATCCATTATGTTGGATATGCGATGATATGTTTTGGAGCCGCAAATTCGTTATGTTCCTTTATGTTTGGGAGGTTGGCAGAATACACTGGAAGAGCCCCACTGTTTTGCGTGG CTGCAGTGACCAACTTTTCCTGTATCCTGGCTCTGTTGTTCTGGAAGCCTCACCCAGACCAGCTGCCAGTGTTCTTTGTGTTTCCTGCCCTCTGGGGCCTGGCAGATGCTGTGTGGCAGACACAAACCAACT CACTGTACGGCGTTCTCTTCCCCAGACAAAAAGAGGCAGCATTCGCTAACTACCGTATGTGGGAATCCCTGGGATTCGTTATAGCCTTCGCCTACAGTACCTTCATCTGTTTGGACATCAAGCTCTACATCCTCCTGGGAGTTCTGATCCTCTCCATGGTAACCTATTTGTGGGTGGAGTTCCAAGAACGCAAGAATCCtactcttccagtggaggagggAATATACGATACAGACTTCTCAGCAATAGGAGATCACATCCTCAATCAGACCAGCTTGTAG